A section of the Pseudomonas sp. Q1-7 genome encodes:
- a CDS encoding META domain-containing protein, which yields MKNTLLLAALAAALAGCASEGPRVETGTTYQVEWIGERPLIDRSHLTITLGDDNRAYGNAGCNHWFAPYTLEGDKLSFGAAGSTQKMCAPALMEQERRFLDALGKVQRWDISPIDQLRLWPAEGKPIRLWPVEG from the coding sequence ATCAAGAACACCCTGCTGCTGGCCGCCCTGGCCGCGGCCCTCGCCGGTTGTGCCAGCGAGGGCCCGCGCGTCGAGACCGGCACCACCTACCAGGTGGAATGGATCGGCGAGCGCCCACTGATCGACCGCAGCCACTTGACCATCACCCTGGGCGACGATAACCGCGCCTACGGCAATGCGGGCTGCAACCACTGGTTCGCCCCCTACACCCTCGAAGGCGACAAACTCAGCTTCGGCGCCGCCGGCAGCACCCAGAAAATGTGCGCGCCGGCCCTGATGGAGCAGGAACGGCGCTTCCTCGACGCCCTGGGCAAGGTGCAGCGCTGGGACATTTCCCCCATCGACCAACTGCGTCTGTGGCCGGCCGAGGGCAAGCCGATCCGGCTGTGGCCGGTGGAAGGCTGA
- a CDS encoding ATP-binding protein — protein MYKDLGIKGRVLMLTLLPTSLLALVLGGYFTWVQQADMQTQMLQRGQMIAEHLAPLAAPALIRGDAVLLERIADHALDQADVRSVSFIGADHKRLAHAGPRMLNESPEGGDNLALKSNTDATRFLQPVFERHRELSGDQTPLPNDNLLGWVELEMSHQGTLLRGYRSLLASLLLITTGLGVTALLALRMSRAINDPLRRIKQGVALLKEGRLETRLPPLGSHELDELASGINRMAEALQTAQEELQHNIDQATEDVRQNLETIEIQNIELDLARKEALEASRIKSEFLANMSHEIRTPLNGILGFTNLLKKSDLTARQQDYLATIEKSADNLLGIINEVLDFSKIEAGKLVLENLPFNLRDLIQDTLTILAPAAHEKRLELVSLIYRDTPLQLMGDPMRLKQVLTNLVSNAIKFTREGTIAVRAMLEDDSDDELAQLRISVQDTGIGLTDADLRALFQAFTQADNSLSRQTGGTGLGLVISKRLIEQMGGDIGVSSTPGVGSEFWITLSLPKSLDEIEDGVPPLLNGRHVAVLEPQELTRQALHHQLEDCGLKVLDFLSIAALVDDVAARRLSDRPIGLAVIGADVQSLSPEQLSQRVWDLEQLGCKSLVLCSTTEQALYHRALPEGHSQLQAKPACTLKLQQALNGLVNPRPPRLELPPPSNSRAPRLLCVDDNPANLLLVQTLLSDMGAEVRAVDSGLDAIAAVQRERFDLVLMDVQMPGMDGPRATEAIRRWESEQRIDPVPIVALTAHALANEKRALLQGGMDDYLTKPIGERQLTQVVLKWTGLSLGGQPIPRQASGREGLDDNGLEVLDPEEGLRLAAGKADLAADMLSMLLASLDADREAIRQAARSGDRTSLLERLHRLHGATRYCGVPQLRAACQRSETLLKQNDPDAQQALDELDAAIARLADTARTEA, from the coding sequence GTGTACAAGGATCTGGGTATCAAGGGCCGCGTGCTCATGCTGACGCTGCTGCCCACCAGCCTGCTGGCATTGGTACTGGGCGGCTATTTCACCTGGGTACAGCAGGCCGATATGCAGACCCAGATGCTGCAACGCGGCCAGATGATCGCCGAACACCTGGCGCCGCTGGCCGCCCCTGCCCTGATTCGTGGCGATGCGGTGCTGCTGGAGCGCATCGCCGACCACGCCCTGGACCAGGCGGACGTACGCTCGGTGAGTTTCATCGGCGCCGACCACAAGCGCCTCGCCCATGCCGGGCCGCGCATGCTCAACGAAAGCCCCGAAGGCGGCGATAACCTCGCTCTGAAGAGCAATACCGACGCCACGCGCTTCCTGCAGCCGGTGTTCGAACGCCATCGGGAGCTGTCCGGCGACCAAACGCCGCTGCCCAACGACAACCTGCTGGGCTGGGTGGAACTGGAAATGTCCCACCAGGGCACCCTGCTACGCGGCTACCGCAGCCTGCTCGCCAGCCTGCTGCTGATCACCACCGGCCTGGGCGTCACCGCCCTGCTGGCCCTGCGCATGAGCCGCGCCATCAACGACCCGCTGCGGCGCATCAAGCAGGGGGTGGCGCTGCTCAAGGAAGGCCGCCTGGAAACCCGTCTGCCGCCGCTGGGCAGTCATGAACTGGACGAACTGGCCTCGGGCATCAACCGCATGGCCGAGGCGCTGCAGACCGCCCAGGAAGAGCTGCAGCACAATATCGACCAGGCCACCGAGGACGTGCGCCAGAACCTCGAGACCATCGAGATCCAGAACATCGAGCTGGACCTGGCGCGCAAGGAGGCTCTGGAGGCCAGCCGCATCAAGTCCGAGTTCCTCGCTAACATGAGCCACGAGATTCGCACCCCGCTCAACGGCATCCTCGGCTTCACCAACCTGCTGAAGAAGAGCGACCTCACCGCGCGCCAGCAGGACTACTTGGCAACCATCGAGAAATCCGCCGACAACCTGCTGGGCATCATCAACGAGGTGCTCGACTTCTCGAAGATCGAAGCCGGCAAGCTGGTGCTGGAGAACCTCCCTTTCAACCTCCGCGACCTGATCCAGGACACCCTCACCATCCTCGCCCCGGCCGCCCACGAGAAGCGCCTGGAGCTGGTCAGCCTGATCTACCGCGACACCCCGCTGCAGCTGATGGGCGACCCGATGCGCCTCAAGCAGGTGCTGACCAACCTGGTGAGCAATGCCATCAAGTTCACCCGCGAAGGCACCATCGCCGTGCGCGCCATGCTCGAAGACGACAGCGACGACGAGCTGGCGCAGCTGCGCATCAGCGTGCAGGACACCGGCATCGGCCTGACCGACGCGGACCTTCGCGCGCTGTTCCAGGCCTTCACCCAGGCCGACAACTCCCTCTCCCGCCAGACCGGCGGCACCGGGCTCGGCCTGGTGATCTCCAAACGCCTGATCGAACAGATGGGCGGCGACATCGGCGTCAGCAGCACGCCCGGCGTGGGCTCGGAATTCTGGATCACCCTCAGCCTGCCCAAATCCCTGGACGAGATTGAAGATGGCGTCCCGCCCCTCCTGAACGGGCGCCACGTGGCCGTGCTCGAACCCCAGGAGCTCACCCGCCAGGCCCTGCACCATCAACTGGAAGACTGCGGCCTGAAGGTGCTTGATTTCCTCAGCATCGCCGCCCTGGTGGACGACGTCGCCGCGCGCCGCCTGAGCGACCGCCCCATCGGCCTGGCGGTGATCGGCGCGGACGTCCAGTCGCTCTCGCCAGAGCAGCTCAGCCAGCGGGTCTGGGACCTGGAGCAACTCGGCTGCAAAAGCCTGGTGCTCTGTTCCACCACCGAACAGGCGCTCTACCACCGCGCCCTGCCCGAGGGCCACAGCCAGTTGCAGGCCAAGCCGGCCTGTACCCTCAAGCTGCAGCAGGCCCTCAACGGCCTGGTCAACCCGCGTCCGCCGCGCCTCGAACTGCCGCCGCCGAGCAACAGCCGCGCGCCCCGCCTGCTGTGCGTCGACGACAATCCGGCCAACCTGCTGCTGGTGCAGACCCTGCTGAGCGACATGGGCGCGGAGGTGCGCGCCGTCGACAGCGGGTTAGACGCCATCGCAGCGGTGCAGCGCGAACGCTTCGACCTGGTGCTGATGGACGTGCAGATGCCCGGGATGGACGGCCCCCGGGCCACCGAGGCGATCCGCCGCTGGGAAAGCGAGCAGCGCATCGACCCGGTGCCCATCGTCGCCCTCACCGCCCACGCCCTGGCCAACGAGAAGCGCGCCCTGCTCCAGGGCGGCATGGACGACTACCTGACCAAGCCCATCGGCGAGCGCCAACTGACCCAGGTGGTGCTCAAATGGACCGGGCTCAGCCTCGGTGGCCAGCCAATCCCGCGCCAGGCCAGCGGCCGCGAAGGCCTGGACGACAACGGCCTGGAGGTGCTGGACCCGGAAGAAGGCCTGCGCCTGGCGGCCGGCAAGGCCGACCTCGCCGCCGACATGCTGTCCATGCTGCTGGCGTCGCTGGATGCCGACCGCGAAGCCATTCGGCAGGCCGCCCGTAGCGGCGATCGCACCAGCCTGCTGGAGCGTCTCCACCGCCTTCACGGCGCCACCCGATACTGCGGTGTCCCGCAGTTGCGCGCCGCCTGCCAGCGCAGCGAAACCCTGCTCAAGCAGAACGATCCGGATGCCCAGCAGGCGCTGGACGAGCTGGATGCGGCCATCGCACGCCTGGCCGACACGGCACGGACGGAGGCCTGA
- the rlmD gene encoding 23S rRNA (uracil(1939)-C(5))-methyltransferase RlmD, producing MSRRNSGLRFQPSGGARTPQVPVGKKQRLAIERLAHDGRGIAFHDGRTWFVAGALPEEEVEARVLAARSQVVEARTERVLNASPLRLEPPCPHAGQCGGCTLQHLPHAEQLALKQRTLAEQLARFADLQPDEWAAPLVGTEFGYRRRARIAVRWDAKVRRLEVGFRAASSQVIVGIAECQVLVQPLQPLMRALPDLLRSLDKQQALGHVELFHGTASAVLLRHTQPLGDSDLQRLREFCAAHQAQLWLHGDGEPHPDQADARLGYRLERWNLTLEYRPGDFVQVNAAVNEAMVAQALDWMNPQPGDRVLDLFCGLGNFALPLARQVREVAAVEGVESMVERARGNAAANGLENLHFFQADLSNPLADAPWARQGFDAVLLDPPRDGAFEAVRQIAATGARRVVYVSCNPATLARDSAELVRQGYQLKKAGILDMFPQTAHVEAMALFEVG from the coding sequence ATGTCCCGGCGTAACTCCGGCCTGCGCTTCCAGCCCAGCGGTGGGGCGCGGACCCCGCAGGTCCCGGTGGGCAAGAAGCAGCGGCTCGCCATCGAGCGGCTGGCCCATGACGGGCGCGGCATCGCCTTCCACGACGGGCGCACCTGGTTCGTCGCTGGCGCCCTGCCCGAGGAAGAGGTGGAAGCCCGTGTGCTTGCCGCCCGCAGCCAGGTGGTGGAAGCCCGTACCGAACGTGTGCTGAACGCCAGTCCGTTGCGCCTGGAGCCGCCATGCCCCCACGCCGGCCAGTGCGGCGGCTGTACGCTGCAGCACTTGCCCCACGCCGAGCAGCTCGCCCTCAAACAGCGCACCCTGGCCGAGCAACTGGCGCGTTTCGCCGACCTGCAACCGGATGAGTGGGCGGCCCCACTTGTGGGGACCGAATTCGGTTACCGGCGCCGTGCGCGCATCGCCGTGCGCTGGGACGCGAAGGTCCGTCGTCTGGAAGTCGGATTCCGCGCGGCTTCCAGCCAGGTGATCGTCGGGATCGCCGAGTGCCAGGTACTGGTACAACCTTTGCAGCCGCTGATGCGCGCCTTGCCCGATTTGTTGCGCAGCCTGGATAAGCAACAGGCATTGGGGCATGTGGAGCTTTTCCATGGCACGGCTTCGGCCGTTCTGCTGCGTCATACCCAGCCGCTGGGCGACAGCGACCTGCAACGCTTGCGTGAGTTCTGCGCGGCGCACCAGGCGCAACTCTGGCTGCATGGCGACGGCGAGCCCCATCCGGATCAGGCCGACGCGCGCCTGGGCTATCGCCTGGAACGCTGGAACCTGACCCTGGAATACCGGCCCGGCGATTTCGTCCAGGTGAATGCGGCGGTCAACGAGGCGATGGTGGCCCAGGCGCTAGACTGGATGAACCCGCAGCCGGGCGACCGGGTGCTGGATCTGTTTTGCGGGCTCGGCAATTTCGCCCTGCCGCTGGCGCGCCAGGTGCGCGAAGTGGCGGCGGTTGAAGGCGTCGAGTCCATGGTGGAGCGGGCGCGCGGCAATGCCGCCGCCAACGGTCTGGAGAATCTGCACTTCTTCCAGGCCGACCTGTCGAACCCGCTGGCCGACGCGCCCTGGGCCCGGCAGGGGTTCGATGCCGTGCTGCTCGATCCGCCGCGTGACGGCGCCTTCGAAGCCGTTCGGCAGATCGCCGCCACCGGTGCGCGAAGAGTGGTCTATGTATCCTGCAACCCGGCGACCCTGGCGCGTGACAGCGCCGAACTGGTCCGGCAGGGATACCAGCTGAAGAAGGCCGGGATTCTCGACATGTTTCCTCAGACGGCCCATGTCGAGGCCATGGCGTTATTCGAGGTGGGCTAG
- the cysM gene encoding cysteine synthase CysM, producing the protein MSPQYPTIADCIGHTPLVRLQRLAGDTSNTLLVKLEGNNPAGSVKDRPALSMITRAELRGDIKPGDTLIEATSGNTGIALAMAAAIKGYKMMLIMPDNMSAERKAAMTAYGAELILVSREEGMEGARDLAESLQRGGRGKVLDQFANGDNPEAHYVGTGPEIWQQTQGSITHFISSMGTTGTIMGVSRFLKEQNPDIQIVGLQPQEGSAIPGIRRWPQEYLPKIYQAERVDRVVDMAQSEAEDTMRRLAREEGIFCGVSSGGAVAAMLRLSREVENAVMVAIICDRGDRYLSTGIYEDPNVPA; encoded by the coding sequence ATGAGCCCGCAGTACCCCACAATCGCCGATTGCATCGGCCATACCCCGCTGGTGCGTTTGCAGCGCCTGGCCGGCGACACCAGCAACACCCTCCTGGTCAAGCTCGAAGGCAACAACCCCGCCGGCTCGGTCAAGGATCGCCCGGCCCTGTCGATGATCACCCGCGCCGAACTGCGCGGTGACATCAAGCCCGGTGACACCCTGATCGAGGCCACCTCCGGCAACACCGGCATCGCCCTGGCCATGGCCGCCGCCATCAAGGGCTACAAGATGATGCTGATCATGCCCGACAACATGAGCGCCGAACGCAAGGCCGCCATGACCGCCTACGGCGCCGAGCTGATTCTGGTGAGCCGCGAGGAAGGCATGGAAGGCGCTCGCGACCTGGCCGAAAGTCTGCAGCGCGGTGGTCGCGGCAAGGTGCTGGACCAGTTCGCCAACGGCGACAACCCGGAAGCCCATTACGTCGGCACCGGCCCCGAGATCTGGCAGCAGACCCAGGGCAGCATCACCCACTTCATCAGTTCCATGGGCACCACCGGCACCATCATGGGCGTGTCGCGCTTTCTCAAGGAGCAGAACCCGGATATCCAGATCGTCGGCCTGCAACCCCAGGAAGGTTCGGCCATTCCCGGTATCCGCCGCTGGCCGCAGGAATACCTGCCGAAGATCTACCAGGCCGAGCGTGTCGATCGCGTGGTCGACATGGCCCAGAGCGAAGCGGAAGACACCATGCGCCGTCTGGCCCGCGAGGAAGGCATCTTCTGCGGCGTGTCCTCCGGTGGCGCGGTGGCGGCCATGCTGCGTCTGTCCCGCGAGGTGGAGAACGCGGTGATGGTGGCGATCATCTGCGACCGTGGCGATCGATACCTCTCTACCGGTATTTACGAAGACCCCAATGTCCCGGCGTAA
- a CDS encoding 2-hydroxyacid dehydrogenase: MRTILFSSQAHDRESFLGASPTFELHFQQARLTLDTTALANGFDVVCAFINDDLSAPVLERLASGGTRLIALRSAGYNHVDLAAAKRLGLTVVRVPAYSPHAVAEHAVALILALNRRLHRAYNRTREGDFTLHGLTGFDLVGKTVGVIGTGQIGAAFARIMAGFGCGLLAFDPQRNASVEALGAVYVELPELLADSDIISLHCPLNDATRHLVNAQTLEQMKPGAMLINTGRGALVDTPALIDTLKAGQLGYLGLDVYEEEANLFFEDRSDLPLQDDVLARLLTFPNVIVTAHQAFLTREALAAIARTTLDNIAAWAAGRPCHQVDT, translated from the coding sequence ATGCGCACCATTCTGTTCAGCAGCCAGGCCCATGACCGCGAAAGCTTCCTCGGCGCCAGCCCGACCTTCGAACTGCATTTCCAGCAGGCCAGGCTGACGCTCGACACCACGGCCCTGGCCAACGGCTTCGACGTGGTCTGCGCCTTCATCAATGACGACCTCTCCGCCCCGGTGCTGGAGCGCCTGGCCAGCGGCGGAACACGCCTGATCGCATTGCGCTCGGCCGGCTACAACCACGTCGACCTGGCCGCCGCCAAGCGCCTCGGCCTGACCGTCGTGCGGGTGCCAGCCTACTCGCCCCATGCCGTGGCCGAACACGCGGTGGCGCTGATCCTGGCCCTCAACCGCCGGCTGCACCGTGCCTACAACCGCACCCGCGAGGGCGACTTCACCCTCCATGGACTGACTGGCTTCGATCTGGTGGGCAAGACCGTGGGCGTGATCGGCACCGGCCAGATCGGCGCGGCCTTCGCCCGCATCATGGCGGGCTTCGGCTGCGGCCTGCTCGCCTTCGACCCGCAACGCAATGCCAGTGTCGAAGCACTCGGAGCGGTCTACGTCGAATTGCCGGAACTGCTCGCGGACAGTGACATCATCAGCCTGCACTGCCCGCTCAACGACGCCACCCGGCACCTGGTCAACGCCCAGACCCTGGAGCAGATGAAGCCCGGCGCCATGCTGATCAACACCGGGCGTGGCGCCCTGGTGGATACCCCGGCCCTGATCGATACGCTGAAAGCCGGCCAACTCGGCTACCTTGGCCTGGATGTCTACGAAGAAGAGGCCAACCTGTTCTTCGAGGACCGCTCCGACCTGCCTCTGCAGGACGACGTGCTGGCCCGGCTGCTGACCTTCCCCAACGTGATCGTCACCGCCCACCAGGCGTTCCTCACCCGCGAGGCCCTGGCCGCCATTGCCCGTACCACCCTCGACAATATCGCCGCGTGGGCCGCCGGGCGGCCGTGCCATCAGGTGGACACCTAG
- the dinB gene encoding DNA polymerase IV, whose amino-acid sequence MPQRKIIHIDCDCFYAAIEMRDDPSLAGKPLAVGGSPDKRGVVATCNYDARAYGIRSAMPMRTAVKLCPDLTIVRPRMDVYKEVSRQIHQIFRDFTEIIEPLSLDEAYLDVSDSPHFDGSATRIAQEIRRRVVAELRITVSAGVAPNKFIAKIASDWRKPDGLFVVTPDEVDAFVAALPVSKLHGVGKVTAEKLARLGVSTCADLREWNKLALAREFGSFGERLYNLARGVDERIVQVDSRRQSISVENTYDHDLPDLDTCLRQLPALLDELRGRMARLDSSYRPDKPFVKLKFHDFTQTTLEQAGARRDLDSYRQLLSTAFARGDKPVRLIGVGVRLLDLRGVAEQLNLF is encoded by the coding sequence ATGCCGCAACGAAAGATCATTCACATTGACTGCGACTGTTTCTACGCCGCCATCGAGATGCGCGACGACCCCAGCCTGGCGGGCAAGCCGCTGGCGGTGGGCGGCTCGCCGGACAAGCGCGGGGTGGTCGCCACCTGCAACTACGATGCGCGCGCCTATGGCATTCGGTCGGCGATGCCGATGCGCACGGCGGTCAAGCTTTGTCCGGACCTGACCATCGTGCGGCCGCGGATGGATGTCTATAAGGAGGTGTCGCGGCAAATCCACCAGATTTTCCGCGACTTTACCGAGATCATCGAGCCGCTGTCCCTGGACGAGGCCTACCTGGATGTCTCCGACAGCCCGCACTTCGACGGCAGCGCCACCCGCATTGCCCAGGAAATCCGTCGACGGGTGGTTGCGGAACTGCGCATCACCGTGTCCGCCGGGGTGGCGCCGAACAAGTTCATCGCCAAGATCGCCAGTGACTGGCGCAAGCCGGATGGCCTGTTCGTGGTCACGCCGGATGAGGTGGACGCGTTTGTCGCCGCGCTGCCGGTGAGCAAGCTGCACGGTGTAGGCAAGGTCACCGCCGAGAAGCTGGCGCGTCTCGGCGTGAGCACCTGCGCCGATCTGAGGGAGTGGAACAAGCTGGCGTTGGCGCGGGAGTTCGGCAGCTTCGGCGAGCGGTTGTACAACCTTGCCCGTGGTGTGGATGAGCGCATCGTGCAGGTGGACAGCCGGCGGCAGTCCATCAGCGTGGAAAACACCTACGATCACGACCTGCCGGACCTGGATACCTGCCTGCGGCAACTGCCGGCGTTGCTGGATGAACTGCGCGGGCGCATGGCGCGGCTGGACAGCAGCTATAGGCCGGACAAACCCTTCGTGAAGCTGAAATTCCACGACTTCACCCAGACCACCCTGGAGCAGGCTGGCGCCCGTCGAGACCTGGACAGTTACCGGCAGTTGCTCAGCACGGCGTTCGCCCGGGGCGACAAGCCCGTGCGCTTGATCGGCGTGGGGGTGCGGTTGCTGGACCTGCGCGGCGTGGCCGAGCAGTTGAACCTCTTCTAG
- a CDS encoding bifunctional diguanylate cyclase/phosphodiesterase, with protein MSSHCPSSEEVEYLNRALRTLSGCNRALLRAEDPCFLFKEICRVVVEEGGYRMAWVGRAEHDEAQSVTPLAHVGLDQEYVNSLNMTWADRERGRGPTGTAIRTGEPTISRNILTDPAVSPWRENAITHGIASVLSLPLRVDGQVFGALAICAKEPDAFGEREMELLSEAADDLAFGLQALRSKTRRRQAELQVEALNRALATRVAVNHAVIHATQETPLLAEICRVLVDECGYRQAWVDYRQDDPAHPYKVMACHAANGICQGWGAGSHDASFHSQLESTLLAGNPLVMRDLLNDPSAALHEEARELGFAAALVLPLQAEDKLVGLLVIMAANADAFDEQEVELLLAMANDLGFGIATLRIRTRAIEAEATIRRMAYEDTLTGLPNRVRLRELLDAAIVNARQDRRPFGLLHLEIARNQEINETLGYREGDRLQIEIASRLKQVVGADRTVARMGECEFAVLMPNAGAEQASQLAKQVLMALYDPVELSGLYLEARASIGIALYPGHGTAPEALIRRSGSAMEQAKRSNAGFAVFQGGLDQECAQHLTLMGDLRRAIDRNELLLYYQPKVEIASNRVCGTEALVRWRHPQRGMLPPDEFVRLAESTGLITPLTLWVLDTALGQGYAWHEEGDERPISVNLSAHDLRDPRLLERIQGSFATWGAKPHWIEFELTESALMEDPVASLQTLSALKELDAHLTIDDFGTGYSSLAYLQKLPVDSLKIDQSFVTRMTSNDGSAKIVRSIIELAHNLDLTVVAEGVEDELTLNQLGQYGCDIAQGYKISQPIPAEQFRDWESGSVWH; from the coding sequence ATGTCCTCTCACTGCCCCTCCAGCGAGGAAGTCGAGTACCTGAACCGTGCCCTGCGCACGCTGAGCGGCTGCAATCGGGCTCTGCTGCGGGCCGAGGATCCCTGCTTCCTGTTCAAGGAAATCTGCCGGGTGGTGGTGGAGGAAGGCGGCTACCGCATGGCCTGGGTCGGCCGCGCCGAACACGACGAGGCGCAATCCGTGACGCCCCTGGCCCACGTCGGCCTCGACCAGGAATATGTGAACTCGCTGAACATGACCTGGGCGGACCGCGAACGCGGACGCGGCCCCACCGGCACGGCGATCCGCACCGGCGAACCGACCATCAGCCGCAACATCCTCACCGATCCGGCCGTCAGCCCCTGGCGGGAAAACGCCATCACCCACGGAATTGCCTCGGTCCTGTCCCTGCCCTTGCGAGTGGACGGCCAGGTGTTTGGCGCCCTGGCCATCTGCGCCAAGGAGCCGGATGCCTTCGGCGAACGCGAGATGGAACTGCTCAGCGAAGCCGCCGACGACCTGGCCTTCGGGCTGCAGGCCCTGCGCAGCAAAACCCGCCGCCGACAGGCCGAGCTCCAGGTGGAAGCCCTCAATCGCGCCCTGGCCACGCGCGTGGCGGTCAACCACGCGGTCATCCACGCCACCCAGGAAACGCCACTGCTGGCGGAAATCTGCCGGGTACTGGTGGACGAATGCGGCTACCGTCAGGCCTGGGTCGACTACCGTCAGGACGATCCGGCACACCCTTACAAAGTGATGGCCTGCCATGCCGCCAACGGCATCTGCCAGGGCTGGGGCGCCGGCAGCCACGACGCCAGCTTCCACAGCCAGCTCGAATCCACCCTGCTGGCTGGCAATCCACTGGTGATGCGCGACCTGCTCAACGACCCCAGCGCCGCACTCCATGAGGAGGCCCGCGAGCTGGGCTTCGCTGCCGCCCTGGTGCTGCCGTTGCAGGCGGAGGACAAGCTGGTGGGCCTGCTGGTGATCATGGCCGCCAATGCCGACGCCTTCGATGAACAGGAAGTGGAATTGCTGCTGGCCATGGCCAACGACCTGGGCTTCGGCATTGCCACCCTGCGTATTCGCACCCGTGCCATCGAGGCTGAAGCGACCATCCGCCGGATGGCCTACGAAGACACCCTGACCGGCCTGCCGAATCGCGTGCGCCTGCGCGAACTGCTGGATGCGGCCATCGTCAATGCCCGCCAGGATCGCCGCCCCTTCGGCCTGCTGCACCTGGAGATCGCCCGCAACCAGGAAATCAACGAAACCCTTGGCTACCGCGAAGGCGACCGCCTGCAGATCGAGATCGCCTCGCGACTGAAGCAGGTGGTGGGGGCAGATCGCACCGTAGCGCGCATGGGCGAATGCGAGTTCGCCGTGCTCATGCCCAACGCTGGCGCCGAGCAGGCGTCGCAACTGGCCAAGCAGGTCCTCATGGCGTTGTACGACCCGGTGGAACTGTCCGGCCTCTATCTGGAAGCGCGCGCCAGCATCGGCATCGCCCTCTACCCCGGCCATGGCACGGCGCCCGAGGCGCTGATCCGCCGATCCGGCAGCGCCATGGAGCAGGCCAAGCGCTCCAATGCCGGCTTCGCGGTGTTCCAGGGCGGCCTCGACCAGGAATGCGCGCAGCACCTGACCCTGATGGGCGACCTGCGCCGGGCCATCGACCGCAACGAGTTGCTGCTCTACTACCAACCCAAGGTGGAGATCGCCAGCAACCGCGTCTGCGGCACCGAGGCCCTGGTGCGCTGGCGCCACCCACAACGCGGGATGTTGCCGCCGGACGAATTCGTGCGCCTGGCCGAAAGCACCGGGCTGATCACCCCGCTGACCCTCTGGGTGCTGGATACCGCCCTCGGCCAAGGCTACGCCTGGCACGAGGAAGGCGATGAACGGCCGATTTCGGTCAACCTCTCGGCCCACGACCTGCGCGATCCACGCTTGCTGGAGCGCATCCAGGGGTCCTTCGCCACCTGGGGCGCCAAGCCCCACTGGATCGAGTTCGAGCTGACCGAAAGCGCCCTGATGGAAGACCCGGTAGCGTCGCTGCAAACCCTGTCCGCGCTCAAGGAACTGGACGCCCACCTGACCATCGACGACTTCGGCACGGGCTATTCCTCCCTCGCCTACCTGCAGAAGCTGCCGGTCGACTCGCTGAAGATCGACCAGTCCTTCGTCACCCGCATGACCAGCAACGACGGCTCGGCGAAGATCGTCCGCTCGATCATCGAACTGGCCCACAACCTCGACCTGACGGTGGTGGCTGAAGGCGTGGAAGACGAGCTGACCCTCAACCAGCTGGGCCAGTACGGTTGCGACATCGCCCAGGGCTACAAGATCAGCCAACCGATCCCGGCCGAGCAGTTCCGCGATTGGGAAAGCGGCTCGGTCTGGCACTGA